The proteins below are encoded in one region of Candidatus Protochlamydia phocaeensis:
- a CDS encoding carboxymuconolactone decarboxylase, with protein MVKLPFNPVDLDSKDKAIYEAMVAKRKSQGAPFDGPYAALMNHPELCQKIEALGYYLKFEGHLPRDIYQFVVLSVAKETNAAFEWMDHVQHALAAGVPKAVAESIHAHGILGQSFPEPYQLAAQVLNATLVWKNIPEQVQADAIKKYGMYGFVEIVVLSGFYQMFAAINQGFDVSHG; from the coding sequence ATGGTTAAGCTGCCTTTTAACCCCGTTGATTTAGATTCCAAAGACAAAGCCATCTATGAAGCCATGGTGGCTAAAAGAAAGAGCCAGGGCGCTCCATTCGATGGCCCCTATGCTGCTTTAATGAATCATCCCGAGCTTTGCCAAAAAATAGAAGCACTTGGCTATTACCTTAAGTTTGAAGGACATTTGCCGAGGGATATTTATCAATTTGTCGTGCTTTCCGTGGCAAAAGAGACGAATGCGGCATTTGAGTGGATGGATCATGTCCAGCACGCATTAGCAGCAGGCGTGCCGAAAGCGGTAGCGGAGTCCATACATGCACATGGGATATTGGGGCAGTCTTTTCCGGAACCCTATCAATTAGCCGCGCAGGTTTTGAATGCCACCTTGGTGTGGAAAAATATTCCCGAGCAGGTGCAAGCAGATGCCATTAAAAAATATGGCATGTATGGCTTTGTAGAAATCGTGGTCTTATCAGGTTTCTATCAAATGTTTGCAGCCATCAATCAGGGATTTGATGTCTCGCATGGATAA